Proteins encoded together in one Mus pahari chromosome 9, PAHARI_EIJ_v1.1, whole genome shotgun sequence window:
- the Smpdl3a gene encoding acid sphingomyelinase-like phosphodiesterase 3a isoform X2, with protein sequence MALSGSGKETGQFWHVTDLHLDPTYHITDDRTKVCASSKGANASNPGPFGDVLCDSPYQLILSAFDFIKNSGQEASFMIWTGDSPPHVPVPELSTATVIKVITNMTMTVQNLFPNLQVFPALGNHDYWPQDQLPIVTSKVYSAVADLWKPWLDEEALSTLKKGGFYSQKVASNPDLRIISLNTNLYYGPNIMTLNKTDPANQFEWLENTLNSSLWNKEKVYIIAHVPVGYLPYATDTPAIRQYYNEKLLDIFRRYSSVIVGQFYGHTHRDSLMVLSDKNGNPINSVFVAPAVTPVKGVLQKETNNPGVRLFQYKPGDYTLLDMLQYYLNLTEANLKGESNWTLEYVLTQAYGVADLQPKSLHGLVQQFAIIDSKQFLKYYHYYFVSYDSSATCDQQCKTLQICAIMNLDSISYDECLKQHL encoded by the exons ATGGCCCTGTCAGGTTCAGGGAAGGAAACAG GGCAGTTTTGGCACGTGACTGACTTACATCTAGACCCTACTTACCACATTACAGATGACCGTACCAAGGTGTGTGCTTCATCTAAAGGTGCAAATGCCTCCAATCCTGGTCCTTTCGGAGATGTCCTCTGTGACTCTCCGTATCAACTTATTTTGTCAGCCTTTGATTTTATTAAGAATTCAGGACAGGAAGCATCTTTCATGATATGGACAGG gGATAGCCCACCTCATGTTCCAGTACCTGAACTCTCCACAGCCACTGTGATAAAGGTGATCACTAACATGACAATGACTGTCCAGAACCTGTTTCCAAACCTCCAGGTTTTCCCTGCACTGGGCAATCATGACTACTGGCCACAG GACCAGCTACCAATAGTCACCAGTAAGGTCTACAGTGCTGTGGCTGACCTCTGGAAACCCTGGCTGGATGAAGAAGCTCTTAGCACTTTAAAGAAAG GTGGTTTTTACTCACAGAAAGTTGCAAGTAATCCAGACTTGAGGATCATTAGCCTAAACACAAACTTGTACTATGGCCCAAATATCATGACCCTGAACAAGACAGACCCAGCAAATCAGTTTGAATGGCTGGAAAATACACTCAACAGCTCTCTATGGAATAAGGAGAAG GTATACATCATAGCACATGTTCCAGTGGGCTATCTCCCTTATGCAACTGACACCCCAGCGATAAGGCAGTACTATAATGAGAAACTGCTTGATATTTTCAGAAGATACAGCTCCGTCATCGTGGGACAGTTCTAtggccacacccacagagacagcCTTATGGTCCTTTCAGATAAAAACG GGAATCCAATAAATTCTGTGTTTGTGGCACCTGCTGTTACACCAGTGAAGGGAGTTTTACAAAAGGAGACCAACAATCCTGGTGTCCGCCTGTTTCAATACAAGCCTGGTGATTACACATTGCTG GACATGCTGCAGTATTACTTGAACTTGACAGAAGCCAATCTAAAAGGAGAATCCAACTGGACATTGGAGTACGTCTTGACTCAGGCCTACGGTGTTGCAGATCTGCAGCCAAAGAGTTTACATGGATTAGTTCAGCAATTTGCCATCATAGACAGCAAGCAGTTCCTGAAATACtaccattattattttgtgaGTTATGACAGCAGTGCAACTTGTGACCAGCAATGTAAGACCTTACAGATCTGTGCAATTATGAATCTTGATAGTATTTCCTATGATGAATGCCTTAAACAGCATTTATAA
- the Smpdl3a gene encoding acid sphingomyelinase-like phosphodiesterase 3a isoform X1 has protein sequence MALLGNFLCCLLVAWLCGPGLGVPLAPADRAPSVGQFWHVTDLHLDPTYHITDDRTKVCASSKGANASNPGPFGDVLCDSPYQLILSAFDFIKNSGQEASFMIWTGDSPPHVPVPELSTATVIKVITNMTMTVQNLFPNLQVFPALGNHDYWPQDQLPIVTSKVYSAVADLWKPWLDEEALSTLKKGGFYSQKVASNPDLRIISLNTNLYYGPNIMTLNKTDPANQFEWLENTLNSSLWNKEKVYIIAHVPVGYLPYATDTPAIRQYYNEKLLDIFRRYSSVIVGQFYGHTHRDSLMVLSDKNGNPINSVFVAPAVTPVKGVLQKETNNPGVRLFQYKPGDYTLLDMLQYYLNLTEANLKGESNWTLEYVLTQAYGVADLQPKSLHGLVQQFAIIDSKQFLKYYHYYFVSYDSSATCDQQCKTLQICAIMNLDSISYDECLKQHL, from the exons ATGGCGTTGCTGGGCAACTTCCTCTGCTGCCTACTGGTTGCCTGGCTCTGCGGCCCGGGGCTCGGGGTGCCCCTGGCGCCCGCGGATCGCGCCCCATCTGTGG GGCAGTTTTGGCACGTGACTGACTTACATCTAGACCCTACTTACCACATTACAGATGACCGTACCAAGGTGTGTGCTTCATCTAAAGGTGCAAATGCCTCCAATCCTGGTCCTTTCGGAGATGTCCTCTGTGACTCTCCGTATCAACTTATTTTGTCAGCCTTTGATTTTATTAAGAATTCAGGACAGGAAGCATCTTTCATGATATGGACAGG gGATAGCCCACCTCATGTTCCAGTACCTGAACTCTCCACAGCCACTGTGATAAAGGTGATCACTAACATGACAATGACTGTCCAGAACCTGTTTCCAAACCTCCAGGTTTTCCCTGCACTGGGCAATCATGACTACTGGCCACAG GACCAGCTACCAATAGTCACCAGTAAGGTCTACAGTGCTGTGGCTGACCTCTGGAAACCCTGGCTGGATGAAGAAGCTCTTAGCACTTTAAAGAAAG GTGGTTTTTACTCACAGAAAGTTGCAAGTAATCCAGACTTGAGGATCATTAGCCTAAACACAAACTTGTACTATGGCCCAAATATCATGACCCTGAACAAGACAGACCCAGCAAATCAGTTTGAATGGCTGGAAAATACACTCAACAGCTCTCTATGGAATAAGGAGAAG GTATACATCATAGCACATGTTCCAGTGGGCTATCTCCCTTATGCAACTGACACCCCAGCGATAAGGCAGTACTATAATGAGAAACTGCTTGATATTTTCAGAAGATACAGCTCCGTCATCGTGGGACAGTTCTAtggccacacccacagagacagcCTTATGGTCCTTTCAGATAAAAACG GGAATCCAATAAATTCTGTGTTTGTGGCACCTGCTGTTACACCAGTGAAGGGAGTTTTACAAAAGGAGACCAACAATCCTGGTGTCCGCCTGTTTCAATACAAGCCTGGTGATTACACATTGCTG GACATGCTGCAGTATTACTTGAACTTGACAGAAGCCAATCTAAAAGGAGAATCCAACTGGACATTGGAGTACGTCTTGACTCAGGCCTACGGTGTTGCAGATCTGCAGCCAAAGAGTTTACATGGATTAGTTCAGCAATTTGCCATCATAGACAGCAAGCAGTTCCTGAAATACtaccattattattttgtgaGTTATGACAGCAGTGCAACTTGTGACCAGCAATGTAAGACCTTACAGATCTGTGCAATTATGAATCTTGATAGTATTTCCTATGATGAATGCCTTAAACAGCATTTATAA